AAGTTCTTTTTTTCATGAGCCGTCCTCTTGTGAAAAGCCACCACCAAGGGCGCGGTACAGGGAAATACGTGCCTGCATAAGGCTGTTTTCAGCAGCTAGTTTTTGGCGTTTTTGCTCAAGACAAAAGTTCTTGGCTTTTAAGTAATCAAGGGAAGAGGCCGTGCCAAGAAGGTAGCGGGCCTTTCTGATAGAGGCCTCCTTACAGGCGGCTTTTTCTTGCCTGCTCACCAGGGCAAGACGCTTGCGCCAGGAATTTTCAAGCATAAGAGCGTTTTCCACCTCATAAAAGGCCTGAAGTATCGTCTGGGCGTATCTGGCTTCTTGGAGGCGAAAACGCGCATAAGCCTCTTTGACTCTGGCCTTACGAGCACCGGCATCAAAAATTGGTTGCGTCAATGTGGCGGCAAGTTGCCACAGGCGGTTTTCTGATCTTAAAAGCGTGGCCAACGCATTTGAAATGCGACCTTCTTTAGCAGTTAAGGTAATACTTGGGAAGAGATCCGCCTTTTTAGCCGCTACCTCTTCGCCTGCCGCCAAAAGGGCCTCTTTAGCTGCCCTAATGTCTGGCCTTCTTTTGAGCAGATCAGCAGGAAGCCCAGGCTTAGGAGCCGGAAGCTCAAGCATACAAATCTCAGAAGACACTGCAGTAGGGCGGGGATAGCGACCTAAAAGCAGGGCTATCTCCTGGCGCAAAGAAAGCCCCCTGGCTTCAAGGTTTTCTTTCTCTAGTTCGAGGCCTGCTAAAAGGCGTTCTTCCTGTTCAAGTAAAGAGGCATCGACCAGGCCCAATTGATAACGCTCACGCAAAAGATTGAGATAACGTTTTTGGGTGGCAAGCTGCTCGGCAAGGACTTCCTTTTCACAGGCAAGGTAAGAAGCCGCCACGTATTTGCTAACAAGCTCTGCCACAAGACTCTGGGCCAGCGCCTTTAGGTTTTCCTCATTGGCAAGAAGCTTATACGCTGCAGCACGCTTGGCGTGGCTGAATTTTTGCCAGATATCAAGTTCGTAAGAGGTAAAAAGACTTGCGGAAAAACTGCCAGAGATGAAAGAAGGCCCGTATGGGGAATACGCCCTTTCGCGGTTAGCACCAAAGGAAAAATTAAGTTTAGGGAAACGATACGCCCTTGCTTCTTTTAAAAAGGCCGCGGATTCCCTTACCCTTTCCGCAGCTTCACGCAAGCTCAAGTTTGAAGAAAGAAGTTCTGCCACAAGCTCGTTTAGCTTTTCGTCGCGGAAATTCTCCCACCAACGATCAACAAAAGGAGCTTTTTCTTTTGAAGCGGCAAAATAATAAGATTTTGGAAGGGGGATAGACGGCGAGGGCTTAGGTGGCTTTGGAGCACAACCTGTTAGCAAACAAAATATCAGGAGCAAAAAAAACGTTTTTTTCACCAACACGCCTCGCTTAAATTTGTCTCATTATATTTAAGCGAGACAAGAAAAAAAGGGGGGCCTGGCCCCCTTTTTTTCTTAACAACCTTCAATCATCTTGCGTTTCTTTTTAGGCTTTATGTGGCACTCGCGGCATTTAGTGGGCACCTTTTTGCCGGATTTTTTAACTTCTTTGTGACAGGTAAGACAATTTTTGTGAAATAGTTTCTTGTATTGTTTGCGGTTCAGGTCTCCGTGGCAGGTTTTACACTGGAAGGGATTTTTGCCCTCAGCCATTAAAGCCTTGGCCTTGTCAAGGGTCATGGGTACTGGTTGCATTTTTCCGTTGACTTTGACCTTTTTTTCGTGATGGCAGGTGCCACAAGAATTTCCGGCATCAAGAAAGTGTTTGGCATGGGGAAAGGTAGCTTTGCCCATTTTTACTTTGTATTCTTTGACCACAGGCACTTTAAACTCTTTGACTTCTTTTGCGGTATCTTGTGCCAAGGCCGTGGTGGTAAAGGCCATTACCAAAAGCCCCGTGAAAACACTCCCGATCTTTTTAAACATTGGCCTTCCTCCTTTTTTGTTTTTAGATGGGCTTTCTTTCCCTCGCGGTGACGGAGGGGGAGATCACCGCGAGGGCGAAGCCCGGGGCAGGAACTAAATTCTTTTGTTTTATAAGAAAAGCAAGCTTTGTGCCAAAAACTTCGAAAGAAAAATAAGGGTTTTGGCCTCTGTGTAACGACAAAAATGCCGCCCCGCAGACAATTTTGCTTGTTGGGAATATTGAATGTGGGTGGCGGAGGGGGTGGGATTCGAACCCACGGTGCCCCTTTTGGGGGCACACTCGCTTAGCAGGCGAGCACCTTCGGCCTCTCGGTCACCCCTCCGAGGGATATCAACAAAATTAACTAAAGATTTGTTATTTGACAAGCGGAGGGGGAGGGATTCGAACCCCCGGAGGGCACTAGGCCCTCAGCGGCTTTCAAGGCCGCCCCCTTCGGCCGCTCGGGCACCCCTCCTTGTCTTGTTCTCAATTAACTATTAAACAAGATTTAGAAAAAAACAAGAAGGGGGGACATATGACTGCTGAAGAACTTTACGAAGAAGGAGCCTTCTTGCTCTTTAAACAACAATTCGACGAAGCCCTTGAATTTTTAAACAAGGCCCTTGAGCTTGAACCCAAGATGGTGAAAGCCCTTCACGCGCGAGCTGCTATTTATCTTCGTTTCGATAGACTTGATGAAGCTGAAAAAGATCTTCTCCTTGCCCTTGAACAAGAACCTGAAAATCCACGCCTTCATTTTCGTCTTGGCCAGGTCTATTATCGTAAAAAAGAACTTGAAAAGGCTCTTGAGTCTTTTAATAACGCCATAAATCTTGAGCCTCTTTACGCCGCTGCCTTTATGGCCCGCAGCCAGGTTTACCGTGACATGGGAGAAGAAGAATTGGCAGACATTGACCTTGACAAAGCAGTATCGGTTCAACGGGCCACAGCTCAGGCCAAAAAAATCGTTGATTTTTAAACCGGAGTTTTTTGTGCTAAAAAAGTTGCAGGCTATTTGGCAAGAGTTAAAACGTCCGGTGGAGCTTTCTTTTATTTTTGCCTTAGCTCTTTGTGCCTACGTTTTTCTTTTTATGCTCTCAAAGGTCGATGCGTTCTTGACCCTTAACTGCCTTTACCAGAACGAATGCATAGAGCTAAACCCTATTGTCGACTGGAGTATCAAAATTTCTCCGGTTTTCTTTTTGCTTTTTAAAAGCGCACTTGTGGGCACTTTTGGTGGGATTCTTTTTTTGCTCTGTGTGGTAAAAAAATCAAAAAGCGCCTTTTGGGCCCTGGCCTTGCTTTTGCTTTTTTATCTGGCCATAGTGTTTTATCATCTTATGGCCGTTTAAAGGAGGTTTTATGGTACGCATTGTCAATAACAAAAATGACTTGCCAACCCTTGATTCTCTTATTTCCGACATTATCGAAAAAAATCAGGGAAAAATCGGCATGATACTTACCCATACTGGGGTGGTGCGGGCTTTTACCCGCAAGGGTGAAAAAACAAAAGGGGTAAAAGTCACCGTTAACAAAGAAAAACTAGAACAAATCATCGAAAATGCCAAATGTTTGCCCGGGATTTCAGACGTCCGGGTGGTTATCAGGCAAGGGGAGCTTTCGGTAGGCGATATTCTTATGCTTTTGATAGTGGCCGGAGATTTTCGCGAAAACGTCTTCAACGCCCTAAAAGACACCCTTGATCAAATAAAGACCTACGTGACCTCCAAACAAGAGCTGGCAAAGGAATAATGGCAAAAAAAACTAAAAAGCCTTCTAAGATTATTCTCGTTAATGCTGACCAGCCAGAAGAAATTCGCGTGGCCCTGGTAGAAGATGGTCGCCTGGAAGCCTTTGATATTGAAACCATCGTCCGCGAGCATACCAAGGGAAACATTTACAAAGGCCGCATTGTCAATATCGAACCAAGTCTTCAGGCTGTGTTTGTCGATATTGGCCTTGGTCGCAATGGGTATTTACCCTTCAAAGAAGTGCACCCCGAGTACTATGGTTATGCCGAAGCGGTAACAGCAAGTGGCCGCTCTCGCCTTCCCGAGCTTCTGGAGATAGGGCAAGAACTACTCGTCCAGGTGGTGAAAGAAGAAACCCCCACCAAAGGGGCCAGTCTTACCACGTACCTTTCCCTTCCTGGCCGCTACGTAGTGCTCATGCCCGGCAATCCCACCCAGGGGGTTTCCAAAAAAGTTGAAGACGAAGACAAACGCAAAAGGCTAAAAGACATTTTGTTGAGCATGAAACTTCCTGAGGGTGTAGGGGTGGTCATGCGCACCGCTGCTCAAGATGCGGCTAAAAAGAACATCTTGGCAGATTTTCGCTATCTCCTGCGTCTTTGGCGGGACATCAAGACCAAAGCCGCCCAACTAAGCGCCCCTGCCCTTCTTTACCGCGACCAGGACGTCATCGTGCGCTTTTTGCGGGAACATCTTTCTTCTGACGTGAAAGAAATCCTGGTGGACACCAAAGAAGCCCTGGAAAAAGTAAAAAACTTTCTCAAGTTAGTGGCCCCGCGTCAGGTACGCCTTGCCAAGCTATTTTCCAAAGAAAAACCAATATTTTCCCTATTTAACCTGGAAGAACAGATCGAAAACGTGTTCAAACCTGTGGTGCCACTTCCCTCTGGTGGAACCCTTTACATTGAACCCACCGAGGCCCTGGTGGCCATTGACGTTAACTCTGGTAAATGCATCCGCGAAAAGGACCTTGAAGAAACCTCCTTTCGCACCAACCTTGAGGCCGCAGAAGAAATCGCAAGACAACTACGTTTGCGCGACCTGGGCGGCTTGATTGTCATCGACTTCATCACCATGAAACAGGCTAAACACCGCAACCAGGTTGAAAAACACCTGCGTGAAGCCCTAAGAAAAGACCGTGCAAAAATCACCATGACCAAGTTCAGCAAGTTAGGACTAATTGAAATAGCACGCCAAAAGCTTCAGGCTCCTTTGCAATGGGGAAGCTACCGGCCTTGTCCTACCTGCCGCGGGGCAGGGCAAATCCGCACGGTGGAAGTGCTTGCTACTGCTATTTTGCGTCGCATGAAAAACCGCTTGGCGGAAAGAGACGTAAAAACCCTAAAAGTCAAAGCACATCCTGAATTGGCTACTTATCTTCTGAACCAGAAAAGACGCGAGCTCTTTGCCTTTGAAGAACATTATCAGGCCGCGGTAATAATAGAACCCGATCTAAGTCTTCCCCCTGAAGAAACTATCTTTGAAGAAGAAAAAAGGCCAACCTCAGAAATTAAACCCAAAGACTCTCTTTCAACGATAAAAGAAAGTAAGACGGGAACAAAAGACCCGGGAAAAGACACCAAAAAGAAACGCAACAGCCGAACCAAACCCAAGAATGAAGAAAAAAGCAGTAGCCCTTAAATACGAACCTGCCAAAGATAAGGCCCCAAAAGTAGTTGCTAAAGGGGAAGGGCTTCTTGCAGAAAAAATTATCGAACTTGCCAAAGACCACGGTATCCCTATCAAGGAAGACCAGGAGTTAATCGAGGCTTTGATGAAAATAGAACTTGAACGCGAGATCCCGCCAGAACTTTACGAGGCCGTGGCCATTGTCTTGGCCTGGGCCTTACGCCTTAACCAGGAGAGTTAGCAAGCAGGTTCTCTTTGAGATTTTGATAGCGATGATAACCCTCGGTGATAATGGCAAAAAGGTCGCGATCCTTTATGCCAGCCACCTTCAGAAGCTTAGGCGGCACCCGATAAGAAAGACCATCTGCCCCCATGCCTATGCCCAGGAGGTTGGTGAGCATATTGGAAAGGGCCACGATAGCCGCAGTCTGGTTTTGCACCATCCAGTCTTCATCATGGTGAGCGCGCACAGCGAAGATAGTCTCCTGAGGGAAGCCCCAACGCCTTAAAAGCTCTGCTCCCACCACGGCATGGTCCGTACCAAGGACCATGATCTCGGCTTCCATAAAGGTAAGGCCTTCATCTTTTACGAGATCTCTTATGACCTCGAGTTCGCCTCCCACAAAAAGATCAAGCACCAGTTTGCCAATATCGTGAAGAAGCGCAGCGGTGAAGATGTAGTCCTGATGTTTGGCCTTGACTTTTTCAGCGATAAGCTCTGCAAAAACACCGCTTCCCAGGGAATGAAGCCAGACCTCATAGGGAGAGAGCCCGTAACCGTGCAAAGTGCGTTTGAGATATTGACCAGCACAAGCTGCCACCAAAAAAAAGCGAATCTGGTTAATGCCAAGTAAAGCAAAGGCCTGGGTCAAAGACTCAACCTTGCGCCGCAGGCCAATGTAAGCGGAATTTATTAGACGTAGGAAATTTGCCGTAATGGTGGCGTCGTAACGGATGACCTTGGCAAGGTCCTGAAAATTTACGTCTTCGTTTTCGAGCATTTTAAGCGCTCTAAGGGCTGTTTCCGGAAAATTGGGAACAGTATTCAATTCTTCAAAGATATGTTCAAGAACCTTTACCACTTTTCTTCCTCTTCTCCCGATATTTTAAAAATTATTTCGTCACTTACGGGATTTATTATTAAACGGCAGGGAAAAGGCCGCCCGCATTTCTCTTTTGCAAGCTTTAGCTTACGGTCTTTCAAAAGTTTGCGAATCATAGAAGCGTTAAGGCCACCAAGATCAAAAATAGTAGGTGCTTCTAAAAAGCGCGCACCACCAACGCTATAAAATTCGGTGCGCTCAAGAACTGCACCCTGGGTCTCTAGCTCCGCTAAAAACTCGTCTATGCCTTCGTTGGCAAAAAAAGCATCAGGCGTGTTAGGCACCCGGTGCGGAAGTATTTTAAGCGCTGGCAAAACAAACACCCACAGACCATAGACCTCTGCCTCACGATCTCGAGCCGCTAAAGCTACACATGAGCCAAGAGTCTCGGTCTCAAGGGTTTCTCCGCCCTTTTTTACCACCTGGAAGCGTCCCTTTTCGACAATCACTTTTTCCCCTCTTCTTTAGGGTTGCTTTTGTTTATATCGGAACGCTTCCAGAAAACCTAAACATTTATCCTTGCTCAATGCGCAAAAGTTTAGTTGGGGCGGTTACAATATCTAACTGGTCTATCATCGAAAGGGCCTTGCGCACTGAAGACTCCTTGGCTTCGTGGGTAAGCATTACAATGGGTACAGAGCCGCCTTTTTCTCTCCCTTTCTGAATCACCGTCTCAATACTTATCTGGTGTCCACCAAGGATACCTGCAATCTTTGAAAGGACTCCAGGCCTATCCACCACAGAGAAGCGAAAATAATAGCGACAAATAACTTCTTCCATAGGTTTTATAGGTAGTTTGGCAAGATCTGCCAGTTGAAACGAAAGAGGCGGCACCCGACAGGCGCTATCAGCAAGGACGTTTCTGGCTAGATCGATGATGTCGCTTACCACGGCACTTCCCGTGGGCATCTGCCCTGCCCCTAAGCCGTAAAGTAAAATATCTTCC
The sequence above is a segment of the Thermodesulfatator atlanticus DSM 21156 genome. Coding sequences within it:
- a CDS encoding efflux transporter outer membrane subunit, whose product is MKKTFFLLLIFCLLTGCAPKPPKPSPSIPLPKSYYFAASKEKAPFVDRWWENFRDEKLNELVAELLSSNLSLREAAERVRESAAFLKEARAYRFPKLNFSFGANRERAYSPYGPSFISGSFSASLFTSYELDIWQKFSHAKRAAAYKLLANEENLKALAQSLVAELVSKYVAASYLACEKEVLAEQLATQKRYLNLLRERYQLGLVDASLLEQEERLLAGLELEKENLEARGLSLRQEIALLLGRYPRPTAVSSEICMLELPAPKPGLPADLLKRRPDIRAAKEALLAAGEEVAAKKADLFPSITLTAKEGRISNALATLLRSENRLWQLAATLTQPIFDAGARKARVKEAYARFRLQEARYAQTILQAFYEVENALMLENSWRKRLALVSRQEKAACKEASIRKARYLLGTASSLDYLKAKNFCLEQKRQKLAAENSLMQARISLYRALGGGFSQEDGS
- a CDS encoding cytochrome c3 family protein, whose amino-acid sequence is MFKKIGSVFTGLLVMAFTTTALAQDTAKEVKEFKVPVVKEYKVKMGKATFPHAKHFLDAGNSCGTCHHEKKVKVNGKMQPVPMTLDKAKALMAEGKNPFQCKTCHGDLNRKQYKKLFHKNCLTCHKEVKKSGKKVPTKCRECHIKPKKKRKMIEGC
- a CDS encoding tetratricopeptide repeat protein → MTAEELYEEGAFLLFKQQFDEALEFLNKALELEPKMVKALHARAAIYLRFDRLDEAEKDLLLALEQEPENPRLHFRLGQVYYRKKELEKALESFNNAINLEPLYAAAFMARSQVYRDMGEEELADIDLDKAVSVQRATAQAKKIVDF
- a CDS encoding DUF5658 family protein codes for the protein MLKKLQAIWQELKRPVELSFIFALALCAYVFLFMLSKVDAFLTLNCLYQNECIELNPIVDWSIKISPVFFLLFKSALVGTFGGILFLLCVVKKSKSAFWALALLLLFYLAIVFYHLMAV
- a CDS encoding molybdenum cofactor biosynthesis protein MoaE — its product is MVRIVNNKNDLPTLDSLISDIIEKNQGKIGMILTHTGVVRAFTRKGEKTKGVKVTVNKEKLEQIIENAKCLPGISDVRVVIRQGELSVGDILMLLIVAGDFRENVFNALKDTLDQIKTYVTSKQELAKE
- a CDS encoding Rne/Rng family ribonuclease, producing the protein MAKKTKKPSKIILVNADQPEEIRVALVEDGRLEAFDIETIVREHTKGNIYKGRIVNIEPSLQAVFVDIGLGRNGYLPFKEVHPEYYGYAEAVTASGRSRLPELLEIGQELLVQVVKEETPTKGASLTTYLSLPGRYVVLMPGNPTQGVSKKVEDEDKRKRLKDILLSMKLPEGVGVVMRTAAQDAAKKNILADFRYLLRLWRDIKTKAAQLSAPALLYRDQDVIVRFLREHLSSDVKEILVDTKEALEKVKNFLKLVAPRQVRLAKLFSKEKPIFSLFNLEEQIENVFKPVVPLPSGGTLYIEPTEALVAIDVNSGKCIREKDLEETSFRTNLEAAEEIARQLRLRDLGGLIVIDFITMKQAKHRNQVEKHLREALRKDRAKITMTKFSKLGLIEIARQKLQAPLQWGSYRPCPTCRGAGQIRTVEVLATAILRRMKNRLAERDVKTLKVKAHPELATYLLNQKRRELFAFEEHYQAAVIIEPDLSLPPEETIFEEEKRPTSEIKPKDSLSTIKESKTGTKDPGKDTKKKRNSRTKPKNEEKSSSP
- a CDS encoding EscU/YscU/HrcU family type III secretion system export apparatus switch protein, yielding MKKKAVALKYEPAKDKAPKVVAKGEGLLAEKIIELAKDHGIPIKEDQELIEALMKIELEREIPPELYEAVAIVLAWALRLNQES
- a CDS encoding HDOD domain-containing protein codes for the protein MVKVLEHIFEELNTVPNFPETALRALKMLENEDVNFQDLAKVIRYDATITANFLRLINSAYIGLRRKVESLTQAFALLGINQIRFFLVAACAGQYLKRTLHGYGLSPYEVWLHSLGSGVFAELIAEKVKAKHQDYIFTAALLHDIGKLVLDLFVGGELEVIRDLVKDEGLTFMEAEIMVLGTDHAVVGAELLRRWGFPQETIFAVRAHHDEDWMVQNQTAAIVALSNMLTNLLGIGMGADGLSYRVPPKLLKVAGIKDRDLFAIITEGYHRYQNLKENLLANSPG